The Streptomyces puniciscabiei genome includes a window with the following:
- a CDS encoding ABC transporter permease yields the protein MLGTVLGVGSFVAVLGLTSTAAGQIGASFSMLQNTTVTVDDTGPGTASSGTQQDPVMDFPLDTDVRLKRLNGVVDGGVWWNVPLRNPTVSARPDVTASSSEAADGARSGLHVLAASPGALHAMQPTLSSGVLFNDFHQQRKERVCLLGSSVARLLRVTQVENRPAVFINGAAYTVLGVVADTQRLPQSLLSVIIPADTALDAYGAPVDDPAQALIRTRTGAAALIAKQAPLALRPDHPGLLRAVPPVDPHALRDQVSTDMSGLFLILAAICLVVGAVGIANTTLVAVLERTGEIGLRRALGARRRHITAQFITESTALGALGGLTGTVTGVAVVVGTSLARNWTAVLEPYTVLPAPLIGVVIGFLAGLYPALRAARIEPLEALRH from the coding sequence CTGTCGATGACACCGGACCCGGCACGGCCAGCTCCGGAACGCAGCAGGACCCCGTCATGGACTTCCCGCTCGACACCGACGTTCGCCTGAAGCGACTCAACGGCGTCGTGGACGGCGGAGTGTGGTGGAACGTTCCGCTGCGTAACCCGACCGTGTCCGCGCGCCCGGACGTCACGGCCTCCTCGTCCGAAGCCGCAGACGGAGCCCGCAGCGGCCTGCACGTCCTCGCGGCCTCCCCTGGGGCGCTCCATGCCATGCAGCCGACGCTGTCTTCGGGAGTACTGTTCAACGACTTCCACCAGCAGCGTAAGGAACGCGTCTGTCTGCTCGGAAGCAGCGTTGCCCGACTGCTGAGGGTCACTCAGGTCGAGAACCGGCCGGCCGTGTTCATCAACGGAGCCGCGTACACCGTGCTGGGCGTGGTCGCTGACACGCAGCGTCTGCCCCAGAGCCTGCTCTCGGTCATCATCCCCGCGGACACGGCACTGGACGCCTACGGCGCTCCGGTGGACGACCCGGCCCAGGCACTCATCCGTACCCGGACCGGGGCGGCCGCGCTCATCGCCAAGCAGGCCCCCCTCGCCCTGCGGCCCGACCATCCCGGACTGCTCCGCGCCGTCCCGCCCGTCGATCCCCACGCACTACGCGACCAGGTCTCCACGGACATGTCCGGGCTCTTTCTGATCCTGGCCGCGATCTGCCTGGTCGTAGGGGCGGTCGGCATCGCCAACACCACACTCGTGGCTGTGCTGGAACGCACGGGAGAGATCGGTCTACGCAGGGCGCTGGGGGCCCGTCGCCGGCACATCACCGCCCAGTTCATCACCGAGTCCACCGCATTGGGTGCGCTCGGCGGGCTGACGGGCACGGTGACTGGCGTCGCGGTCGTCGTCGGCACGTCTCTCGCCCGCAACTGGACGGCTGTCCTGGAGCCGTACACCGTCTTGCCCGCACCGCTCATCGGTGTGGTCATCGGGTTCCTCGCCGGTCTCTATCCCGCCCTGCGAGCCGCACGGATCGAACCACTTGAGGCTCTCCGCCACTGA
- a CDS encoding peptidase inhibitor family I36 protein has protein sequence MERKTTERNALRTRIAFSAVVLAAFALLGGAPSAQARGNGDTTTCAHYDGTLCLFYNSNLGGSRIGIYGQVPNYAVWEPACSSQGCPQYYFLTSGNGESKPMKNDAASVYNEASWVYWVYYNSGYSGPRDQWDPEGYGTFFGNLSATYNQNASQLANADL, from the coding sequence ATGGAACGGAAAACCACGGAAAGGAATGCCTTGCGTACTCGAATTGCCTTCAGCGCGGTTGTCTTGGCCGCGTTTGCACTGCTTGGCGGAGCGCCATCAGCGCAGGCCCGGGGGAACGGGGACACGACAACGTGCGCTCACTACGACGGCACACTCTGCCTTTTCTATAACTCGAACCTGGGAGGGTCTCGCATTGGGATCTATGGCCAGGTTCCGAATTATGCAGTATGGGAACCCGCGTGCAGTTCGCAGGGGTGTCCGCAGTACTACTTTCTGACCAGCGGAAACGGCGAGTCGAAGCCCATGAAGAACGACGCCGCTTCTGTCTACAACGAGGCCAGCTGGGTGTACTGGGTGTACTACAACAGCGGCTACAGCGGCCCGCGCGATCAGTGGGACCCAGAAGGATACGGGACGTTCTTCGGGAACTTGAGCGCGACGTACAACCAAAACGCCTCACAGCTGGCGAACGCAGACCTGTGA
- a CDS encoding Tat pathway signal protein, translating into MSIPIPQAPQIGIGRLVSPERTKQHIMRYRSRQRRRRRSSAVVVAAATALIASTFATSAAEAAIPKPPKNSAPHENTAHKKKPTSSAVPLKDRDTVLGKGWKASADRAVTTAADSDGFHLLVADSTTGYAWKTVTVLSEPQLPADTWIGNSCVMDDHHAAVAYAPRTFTNKPDLMMGGGFTAIVNLDDGSVTKLPFTASLAYFDPTCNPATHTAVFTALRDTKTRLVTVSTKGATVADTTAKGEITSAVPTKDGVVAAAGNRLVHVDRKGRTAKLTATKHAPYGIRVTGDGTISYVDRTGDTDANVQTYAHGKKMTVASGRLTAMNLRQGTDGTVYLTGKASHGKGFAASGIKALDVSPDADVSTRGRLAVDPVVSPAVQAGVARIENAGRGFTKSTSKEPAAEVTPGRTSHALTITSMVPGTGKQTKQTAAEPGSTAGGKPSPALTGSSKPQMSTMSMLTTSTDDPRAHDPVDTDAWCSVPRNDVGTQALQPTPNQVEWAVDMAVKGNLRSGYLTQGGWRSQTGLGTIDPQGLFKKPDLITGGNIPAQIELGILAQESNLWQAESGSIPGQMGSPLAAVDGYYGHQSGGTLADYWTINWNKSDCGYGVGQVTDGMRKAGYEKPGETSLPVSTQRAIAIDYATNIAASLYILADKWNEVHQADQTITVNNDNPAKPENWFTAVWNYNLGFNKKADAGTNGNWGLGWYNNPANPVYPASRNAFMNTDIDPLAAKDAAKPQQWPYEEKVMGWSAWSIDTGFSYATSGRQDWPGESGFSSAGFRPAYWNGADLPYYVQGSARYNRAHVSPPLDTFCNTKNNCDTANPPHCPDAGCYAQYWWHESNATWKSDCATTCGFENIKYQSLINEPGRGYRLQHGTPVCSGAPSGAKVVPSVPAGTNTWSDCGTTTSDGSFQFTFYPDPYATGPGLGQYDAKADLHQIGGGYQGHFWYTHERDADHLGGDGGRMTILGDWKLNSAIPGSQAKVYVHIPDTGAQTSDATYTVITPFGPKTEIIDQNSQSNSWVLLGAYNFKDQAPEVQLSNSGPPPNGADKDVAYDAVAFVPGDYSGMPTDLTFHDPDLNAAQPPDVTTPTDLSMSVINGTGPAGPSATSAASVKAISTERPDGFVSWCNDEPFNLKQQWINRTEACLKDHVTVLIVNQDQAIIGTMEFDLQAEIKAYYNSAISNALLKLVPTAATGVGATAPVTITSSGTCSIDCTTTKQIWNTPATWDWAAGDRHVGEIQMGLTWGQSRSVDVLGMAWDLGALVADVPSDNAVAISTDGYSELRCDTTVRTTPGCIFDHYKPTYVMNSQKFPAAAAHAWLVQHMLPDHFGLKGQGDPLTYLGDDVMSPVRPDMTQSDYNRDVIMCPTSFERNQDATLSPELASSGTDTSSCDEFAFAKTYQSAGTPPSLGGTNPVGSGDECLQTYAKKDDDGLWRLHVDLRYPLPTWKEHCGRSSMSNNQNTQSMALFPDFRLKNRIIDHDDYWLDVAKPN; encoded by the coding sequence ATGTCTATTCCCATTCCGCAGGCGCCGCAGATCGGCATCGGCCGGCTGGTATCCCCCGAAAGGACAAAACAACACATCATGCGCTATCGGTCACGGCAGAGACGGAGGAGACGGTCATCCGCTGTGGTTGTCGCCGCAGCAACCGCGTTGATCGCTTCTACCTTCGCCACCAGCGCCGCAGAGGCGGCTATACCGAAACCGCCCAAGAATTCGGCACCACATGAGAACACCGCACACAAGAAGAAGCCCACGTCTTCGGCTGTCCCGCTGAAGGACCGTGACACGGTTCTCGGGAAGGGATGGAAGGCCTCCGCTGACCGGGCGGTGACTACGGCCGCCGACAGCGACGGATTCCATCTCCTTGTCGCCGACAGTACAACTGGCTACGCCTGGAAGACAGTTACGGTGCTGAGCGAACCTCAGCTTCCGGCCGACACATGGATCGGCAACAGCTGCGTCATGGATGACCACCACGCGGCCGTCGCCTACGCTCCCCGCACCTTCACCAACAAGCCGGACCTGATGATGGGCGGCGGGTTTACGGCGATCGTGAACCTGGACGACGGCAGCGTCACCAAACTGCCGTTCACCGCGTCGCTGGCGTACTTCGACCCGACGTGCAACCCGGCCACGCACACCGCTGTCTTCACCGCGCTCCGCGACACCAAGACGCGTCTGGTCACGGTGAGCACGAAGGGCGCCACTGTCGCGGACACCACGGCGAAGGGCGAGATCACCTCTGCCGTGCCCACCAAGGACGGTGTGGTCGCCGCCGCCGGAAACCGGCTCGTCCACGTCGACCGCAAGGGCAGGACGGCCAAGCTCACCGCCACGAAGCATGCTCCGTACGGCATCCGTGTGACAGGTGACGGCACGATCAGCTATGTCGACCGGACCGGTGACACCGACGCAAACGTACAGACGTACGCGCACGGCAAGAAGATGACCGTGGCGAGCGGCAGGCTCACCGCGATGAACCTGCGCCAGGGCACGGACGGTACGGTCTACCTCACCGGCAAGGCCAGCCACGGCAAGGGCTTCGCGGCCAGCGGCATCAAGGCGCTGGACGTCTCACCCGACGCGGATGTCTCCACCCGCGGACGCCTGGCCGTCGACCCGGTCGTCTCCCCGGCCGTGCAGGCAGGTGTCGCCCGCATCGAAAACGCTGGGCGTGGCTTCACCAAGTCCACGAGCAAGGAACCGGCAGCCGAGGTGACGCCCGGCCGCACCAGCCATGCGCTGACCATCACCAGCATGGTGCCGGGCACGGGCAAGCAAACGAAGCAGACGGCCGCCGAGCCCGGCAGCACCGCAGGCGGCAAGCCGTCGCCGGCGCTCACTGGCTCCTCGAAGCCACAGATGTCGACGATGAGCATGCTGACCACGTCCACCGACGATCCGCGGGCTCACGATCCGGTCGACACGGACGCCTGGTGCTCCGTTCCTCGTAACGACGTCGGCACCCAGGCCCTCCAGCCGACCCCGAACCAGGTCGAATGGGCCGTGGACATGGCCGTCAAGGGCAACCTGCGCTCCGGCTACCTCACCCAGGGCGGCTGGCGCTCGCAGACCGGGCTCGGCACCATCGACCCGCAGGGCCTGTTCAAGAAGCCCGACCTGATCACCGGCGGAAACATCCCGGCGCAGATCGAGTTGGGCATCCTGGCCCAGGAATCCAACCTGTGGCAGGCCGAATCCGGCTCCATCCCCGGGCAGATGGGCAGCCCGCTCGCGGCCGTCGACGGCTACTACGGACACCAGAGCGGCGGCACGCTCGCCGACTACTGGACCATCAACTGGAACAAGTCGGACTGCGGCTACGGTGTCGGCCAGGTCACCGACGGTATGCGCAAGGCCGGATACGAGAAGCCGGGCGAAACGTCCCTCCCGGTCAGCACGCAGCGCGCGATCGCTATCGACTACGCCACCAACATCGCCGCCTCGCTCTACATCCTCGCCGACAAGTGGAACGAGGTCCACCAGGCCGACCAGACGATCACGGTGAATAACGACAACCCGGCGAAGCCCGAGAACTGGTTCACCGCCGTGTGGAACTACAACCTCGGCTTCAACAAGAAGGCGGACGCGGGAACCAACGGCAACTGGGGCCTTGGCTGGTACAACAACCCCGCCAACCCCGTCTATCCCGCCTCCCGCAACGCGTTCATGAACACCGACATCGACCCGCTCGCCGCCAAGGACGCTGCCAAGCCTCAGCAGTGGCCGTACGAGGAGAAGGTGATGGGCTGGTCCGCCTGGTCCATCGACACCGGCTTCTCCTACGCCACCTCCGGCCGGCAGGACTGGCCGGGCGAGTCCGGTTTCTCCTCCGCCGGCTTCCGCCCCGCCTACTGGAACGGAGCGGACCTGCCCTATTACGTTCAAGGCAGCGCGCGCTACAACCGGGCCCACGTCTCGCCGCCGCTCGACACGTTCTGCAACACGAAGAACAACTGCGACACGGCCAACCCGCCCCACTGCCCCGACGCCGGCTGCTACGCCCAGTACTGGTGGCACGAGTCCAACGCCACCTGGAAGTCCGACTGTGCCACCACCTGCGGCTTCGAGAACATCAAGTACCAGAGCCTGATCAACGAGCCTGGCCGCGGCTACCGGCTCCAGCACGGCACACCCGTCTGCTCCGGTGCACCCTCAGGTGCGAAGGTCGTCCCTTCCGTCCCGGCAGGCACCAACACCTGGAGCGACTGCGGCACCACCACATCAGACGGCTCGTTCCAGTTCACCTTCTACCCCGACCCGTACGCGACCGGCCCGGGCCTGGGACAGTACGACGCCAAGGCGGACCTGCACCAGATCGGCGGCGGCTACCAGGGACACTTCTGGTACACCCACGAACGCGACGCCGACCACCTGGGCGGCGACGGCGGGCGCATGACCATCCTCGGTGACTGGAAGCTGAACTCGGCCATCCCCGGCAGCCAAGCCAAGGTCTACGTGCACATCCCCGACACTGGCGCGCAGACCTCCGACGCCACGTACACGGTCATTACACCGTTCGGCCCCAAGACCGAGATCATCGACCAGAACTCCCAGAGCAACAGCTGGGTTCTCCTCGGCGCCTACAACTTCAAGGACCAAGCGCCGGAGGTGCAGCTGTCAAACTCCGGTCCTCCCCCGAACGGTGCCGACAAGGACGTGGCCTACGACGCTGTCGCGTTCGTTCCCGGCGACTACAGCGGTATGCCAACCGACCTGACCTTCCACGATCCCGACCTCAACGCCGCGCAGCCCCCGGACGTCACCACCCCCACCGACCTCAGCATGAGCGTCATCAACGGAACCGGACCGGCCGGACCCTCCGCCACCTCCGCCGCCTCGGTCAAGGCGATCTCCACGGAACGACCGGACGGCTTCGTCTCCTGGTGCAACGACGAGCCCTTCAACCTCAAGCAACAGTGGATCAATCGAACGGAAGCCTGCCTCAAGGACCACGTCACTGTACTCATCGTCAATCAGGACCAGGCCATCATCGGCACCATGGAGTTCGACCTGCAGGCCGAAATCAAGGCCTACTACAACTCCGCGATATCAAACGCCCTGCTGAAACTCGTTCCTACGGCCGCCACCGGGGTGGGCGCCACAGCACCCGTCACCATCACCTCGTCCGGCACATGCTCCATCGACTGCACCACCACCAAGCAGATCTGGAACACGCCCGCGACCTGGGACTGGGCAGCGGGAGATCGACACGTCGGAGAAATCCAGATGGGTCTGACCTGGGGACAGTCCCGTTCAGTGGACGTCCTCGGCATGGCATGGGACCTCGGAGCCCTCGTTGCCGACGTTCCCTCCGACAACGCCGTCGCCATCAGCACCGACGGGTACTCCGAACTGCGCTGCGACACCACAGTCAGGACCACACCCGGCTGTATCTTCGACCACTACAAGCCGACGTACGTCATGAATTCCCAGAAGTTTCCGGCGGCAGCAGCTCATGCATGGCTGGTCCAGCACATGCTTCCTGACCACTTCGGGCTCAAGGGTCAAGGTGATCCGCTGACCTATCTCGGCGACGACGTGATGTCTCCGGTGAGGCCGGATATGACACAGAGCGATTACAATCGAGATGTCATAATGTGTCCGACCTCCTTCGAGCGTAACCAGGACGCCACGCTTTCACCCGAACTCGCCTCCAGCGGGACCGATACATCGAGCTGTGACGAGTTCGCCTTTGCCAAGACGTACCAGAGTGCCGGCACGCCCCCGTCTCTGGGCGGCACCAATCCTGTCGGCTCCGGTGACGAATGCCTTCAGACCTACGCAAAGAAGGACGATGACGGTCTGTGGCGACTCCATGTCGACCTGCGCTACCCCCTCCCAACGTGGAAGGAACACTGCGGTCGCTCCAGCATGTCCAACAATCAGAACACCCAGTCCATGGCCTTGTTCCCTGACTTCCGACTGAAGAACCGGATCATTGACCATGACGACTACTGGCTTGATGTAGCCAAGCCGAACTGA
- a CDS encoding SMI1/KNR4 family protein encodes MSEVNEVVSAWRRIAGWLREHAPVSAEALQPGASDEEIATLKRRLRCEIPQALEAWLRVNNGSTAKDVRESLPGGGIALRPHRDSVIFPDGMRFLGCQEIADQYADYLHIAGDIQDDDYWKPWWIPVAAKSDGPYGIILDAQTSYDPSPLLKFREGDYPSSYLPSLTDFLRPFADLLERGEAPGTSMEYKRFFVADGRIAWSS; translated from the coding sequence ATGTCAGAAGTGAACGAAGTCGTTTCGGCGTGGCGGCGCATCGCAGGGTGGCTGCGGGAGCACGCTCCGGTCAGCGCGGAGGCGCTTCAGCCAGGGGCTTCGGACGAGGAGATCGCGACCCTGAAGCGGCGTCTGAGATGCGAAATCCCGCAAGCTCTTGAGGCGTGGCTACGTGTGAACAACGGAAGCACCGCAAAGGATGTACGGGAGTCCCTTCCCGGCGGGGGAATCGCCCTCCGTCCTCACCGCGACTCCGTGATCTTCCCCGACGGAATGAGGTTCCTTGGCTGTCAGGAAATAGCTGATCAGTATGCTGATTACCTGCATATCGCTGGAGATATCCAGGATGACGACTACTGGAAGCCGTGGTGGATCCCCGTTGCGGCGAAAAGTGACGGGCCTTACGGAATCATCTTGGATGCGCAGACCTCTTATGATCCGTCACCTCTCCTGAAGTTCAGAGAGGGCGACTACCCGAGCTCTTACTTGCCGTCGCTCACTGATTTTCTCCGTCCCTTTGCTGATTTGCTGGAGAGGGGTGAGGCTCCCGGTACGTCCATGGAGTACAAGCGATTCTTCGTCGCCGATGGACGGATTGCCTGGTCGAGTTGA